Below is a genomic region from Ascaphus truei isolate aAscTru1 chromosome 5, aAscTru1.hap1, whole genome shotgun sequence.
GAAAAGAAAATTAAAGCAGCAAATTTTGTGAAATGTCTTGATGCAGAACAACAGATTTTCAAGAAAGTTAACACCGAGAGCGAGGCGGCCACCAAGGTCAGCTTTGAAATATCGAGGGAAATTGCCGCTGATGGAAAAAGTTATACTGAGGGTGACTTTATAAAGAAATGCATGCTGATTGCTGTTTCTGGGCTATGTCCAGAAAAGAGGGGAACATTTGAAAATGTCAGTCTATCACGCATGACTGTACAGAGGAGGGTAACGGACATTGCCACCAATCTTACTGATCAGTTGAAGCAGAAAGCCAGTGAGTTCCGCTTCTACTCTCTAGCAATGGACGAAAGTACAGATTTAAAGGACACGGCTCAACTTCTTATTTTTATTCAAGGTATTAATAGAAACTTTGAAATTACTGAAGAGCTTGTTGGGATGTGCTCTTTGACAGGCCGGACAACCGGAAAAGAAATATCCACTGAAGTAATAAAGTGCATGAATGATAAGTTGGGAATAGGTTATGAAAACTTGGTGGCCATTTGTACTGATGGTGCACCGGCAATGTGCGGAAAACATGTTGGAGCGGTTACTCTTATTGAACAATTTATCGGTAGACAAATAACCAAACATCACTATATAATACATcttcaggttctgtgtagcaaagTTTTGAAGTTTGATTATGTAATGTCAGTGGTAGTTTCTATTGTTAACTACCTCCGTTCTAGGGGACTGAAACATAGGACATTCCTAGCTTTTCTGGAAGAGGTAGACGCCGAGAGCAGCGACCTTCTTTACCATACGGATGTGAGGTGGTTGAGTTGAGGACAAGTGCTCCAGCGTTTCgttgctttaaaacaggaagtaGCCGAATTCTTAGAACAAGAAGATGAGTCCTGGAATCATGATCTTTTCTTCTTTTGTGACGTTACAACACATCTAGATAACCTCAACATTGAACTTCAGGGAAAAAATAAGCTTATATTTCAACTTTATGCAGCAGTGAAGACTTTCCAAGCGAAATTGAAGCTTTTCAGAAGTCAGCTGTTGAAAGGTGCAATGTGTCACTTTCCCACTTGTGCCCAGCATATCCCTCGGCACAAGCACATCGAGCTAGGAGAAAAATATGCTATGAAAATTGGTGGTCTGATTGACGAATTTGACAGAAGACTCACATTGTCTAACGAAGAAGACATTCAATTGAGGATGATTGAAGATCCCTTTTCAGTGGATCCAGCAGAATTGCCATTCCAATTGCAGTTGAACATTATTGATCTTCAGTGTTCGACGGAGTACAGAAATAAGCACAGAGAAAGCAGTAAAGCAGTCTGCAGGAATTCTACAGGAGTATAGACCGTGAAAAGTTCCAAAATCTTATTGACTGTGCAATGAAAACGTTCAGCATTTTTGGCAGTACCTAAATTTGTGAGCAAACGTTCTCAATCATGAATttgaacaaaaacaaacaacgcTCTTGCCTGACAAATGACAATTTGGAAGACATCTTGAAGACGTCTACTACAAATATGACTCCGGAATACAACAAGCTTGTTGCTATAAAGAGGTGTAATACCTCTCATTAAGTTTGTGATGATTAGGAAATTAGTTAATttgaattaaagtattttaaatgtaattttgtttcaagtaaacatcgtaaataaatgtgttatttagaataataaatgttttttacccgtgcggcccgactctgttttctttgtgaggtgcaggggggggagagtgctgggcggtgcagggggggggagagtgatgggaagtGCAGGGAGggatgtgtttgatgtggagggggtattgtgtgtttgatgtggaggggggtattgtgtgtttgatgtggaggggggtattgtgtgtttgatgtggaggaggagtattgtgtgggtgagggggaaagatgggggtatgagagatagatgggtagtatcgtaaaggttgatagtgaggggttgtgggggagatatgaggatgatgatgatgaggtgctggaggagagatgatgatgattttactcgtgcggcccaaattttttttccttggagcagttcggcccttttcactttacgagttgtgcaggcctgctctacagtTTTAGCGAAGTTGCTGAGTTTTTAAAGATGGCTTTGTTTTGTAAAGCCACCTAAATGCCACATACTACGGGCTCCCAAGAACAGGGAATGAGTGTAGTCCCAGAATGTACTGCATACTGCGCTAATAAACCTCCATACAAACTCCTTTGTGAACAAACTATCGTACTGTAGCATGAGGTGCTATTTAAAGAGTTTTGGACAGAGAGCAGTTGTGCAGGTTTCATAAGATTATTTGCTTTACAGCATATTGCTGTTTATACggctctttttatttatttttaattgatttCAGAGAAGCATTGACATGAATATTGGCAACGTCACAGAACGCACCTCTTGGAATGCATTTATGTTTCTCAAGCACGGCTCATATAGGGACATAGCCATTAACCTTTGGATCATTGACAAGGAGGCTGGCATGGCCATGTGTAGTAAAATGTGGTTGTTTTTCTGGATTGAGAGGtctaggtttatttttttttactgctgtCATACCTCGGGATTCCCTTTCTCACAgttaggccttgattataccaagtgctgcagggcggcagcgctattctgtgacgtcacccagcgctgcctccgagcagcatcttgattataccggggagggagagcagaggaggcgtggcagagacgtggccgtgagcggttcgcccccattgggtgaaccgctcacgtgacatggcCGTTGCAAGGAAAAAACTAatttctctgtctcttccccaacCGTTCACATTGCAGTACGGGGCGCCGCGACCGTCGCTTGCGGTATAATCACTTGCATTGGATGCAATCACAGCCTTATGAAAGAGCAAGAGAGATTTCTGCTTGATGATCACAAACAGTGGTAGAAAAAATCATTTTCACACACAAAAACTGTTATTGTGCTAAGTTTGGAGTCATCCCCTTTGCTTCCAGAGGGAGGCTGTAATGCTTACCTTTCCGATGCATTGCTGACCAATGATAAAGTGATAAAAGCAGAAATCCTGGTTTAAAACTTTTAAAACCAGGTGAcacctggagctgaaccgcactgctctccccccacccctccccccccctcgtccCAGTGTTCCTCATGATAAATCCAATATGGCCATCACTGACAAAGAGATCCATGACCTATGAGGGGGGAAAGTTTTTAGATCTTACGCACTCCACTTAGATTATTCTAGTCAGTGTTATTTTCCTTTGTAAGGTGCAGGCAGATGAAGAGTGGCCGGGATCCTACTACTGCTACTTAGTTAAACCTGGAGCTGGTTATCTGCGGTTGCCGCAttattctaataaagtcttacaccagacattGCAGCATAATAACctgtttatttgcaggttgcaaacgcacaacgtttcgggaatctcccttcctcaggtgtAAATTTTGCCGCTGAGGAAGGGAGATTCCCGAAACCAGTGTGTAGGTGAAGGGCACAACGCCTCTTGCTGCTTTAGGAAGGGAAAGTATGCTAAGGGGGCATCACAAAAAAGGACACTGCTTGGGGGGCGGTGTTGGCGTGGGTGAAGGTTGGCACATTGTCTTATTGCCATGACCTGTAGCTTGGTCAAGGAGGTGAGCTGGAGATTAGGTGGAGTCCCCAATATTGGGTCCTACATGGGGGATAATGACTGGGCCAGAGTTAATAGATAAGGAGAGGAGCGTGTGCCATCGGGATGTTGTGCAGTTAAAGTTGCTGTTCAAGCAATatctacatgtggttttttttttggttttttttaatcagttctgtactatgagaaaatacttgtagcattttttaaaaacaatttttaatgtattctaatgtaacgagcattcttgtttctatagcaaccatttacaaagtcacatccccttacttttctgaaacaggctttggattttgagccctgccttctctctggcagtgaaccaattgtatctagtgcatGCCTGGTCATATGATCCTCCTCACAGAACTTAgcatcttgggtactcttctgctGTAATGACAAAGATTTATGGAACAcgcgagccgaatctttgccgatcgatcgacaacttggctaatcacttgtcagtgtgccgattgtattgatgcacatattttgttaaatggcagcttgaactgcagctttaatggcagCATTCGCGGCACGTTGAGTTTGGTGCCCGGCTGGGTCGTGGGCGCTTGTCTATAACAGGAGAGGCGCATACTCTGGTTGGGAATAGTTTGGTTTACTTTTTATGGGTTTGTAGAGTCAAATGGCCCTGGCATTGGAGGAGTGCGAACAGGTCAGTTTTGCCCAGGTGGGAGTTTAGTGGAATGTGAGGTGTTAAACAGGATGTGCTCTTGGGTCAGGGCCAGCGGGCCTAAGGGTCTACTCCTAAGAGGGACCCCTTAGTCGTAGAAACCATGAAttctcactgggtcatgtagtagCGGTGAGCATAATCCGGTTCACTAGTTAGGGCTACTTGCTGACCAGGTGTGAGTAGTTGGTTCTTTATGATTCATAAAAGACTGTTGCCATTGTACCCAACCAAGGTGTCTGTATTTATTTCGCTGGGTTA
It encodes:
- the LOC142494655 gene encoding general transcription factor II-I repeat domain-containing protein 2-like, which produces MGSLDKSEPRISSGGPPKAYFNFNVKGQLTELSERQEDSENRDRRNNIRIRGFPESVQDSAEERSLVEPAYRSRSQGYNIRRHFETKHPKVANLDAHEKKIKAANFVKCLDAEQQIFKKVNTESEAATKVSFEISREIAADGKSYTEGDFIKKCMLIAVSGLCPEKRGTFENVSLSRMTVQRRVTDIATNLTDQLKQKASEFRFYSLAMDESTDLKDTAQLLIFIQGINRNFEITEELVGMCSLTGRTTGKEISTEVIKCMNDKLGIGYENLVAICTDGAPAMCGKHVGAVTLIEQFIGRQITKHHYIIHLQVLCSKVLKFDYVMSVVVSIVNYLRSRGLKHRTFLAFLEEVDAESSDLLYHTDEVAEFLEQEDESWNHDLFFFCDVTTHLDNLNIELQGKNKLIFQLYAAVKTFQAKLKLFRSQLLKGAMCHFPTCAQHIPRHKHIELGEKYAMKIGGLIDEFDRRLTLSNEEDIQLRMIEDPFSVDPAELPFQLQLNIIDLQCSTEYRNKHRESSKAVCRNSTGV